The Clupea harengus chromosome 26, Ch_v2.0.2, whole genome shotgun sequence region CATCGAATGAAACGACATGGCCAGACATGCATGAGGGCACAAATGGGTCTGAATTTTTAAAAGACCTAAAACATTTCACTATGCTAGAATTTCCCTCAGAAAGCAAGACCCTGAAACAATGAAGTTGTGTTTGGGAaaggtgtgtgggtggatgcgTGGGTGTGGGCATGAATAGCTCCAGCTCTCACCAATGTTGTATGCACAGTAGCGGAGGTTGGGCGAGAtctcctccaccctctggtTGTAGAGCACCGCCTGCTCCTCAGTAAAAGCACTGGCCAGCTTCTCATAGATGGTTCTGCAGATTAACACCTTAGTCATTACTCATCACAAAAGCCAAACGCTTTCATGAATGGATACTTATCCTGGAACGAAGTGTACATGCCAGTAGGCTGAGctcatcaaaacaaacacagaataaCTACATGTGCATTCCCCTACAGGCCAGCTGCTCTCTAAAACACTTCTTGCAACACAGAACTTGGTAGCATGCAAGTAGTacctatctatttatctatcaacacacacacaattcaatatAGTAACTAATGAAACTGAGTGCCAAGCATCCTCCCTGGACctggacggacggacggacgcgcacacacacacacacacacacacacacacacacacacacacacacacacacacacacacacacacacacacacacacacacacacacacacacacacacacacacacacacacatccttgtatatgaaaatgtacttggccaataaacatgattctgattctgatatatgttgaggtatgcacgctcttgttgtgtggctccccacaggcagcacaaatgcatacttgtcagtccagtctgtcttaaattcgcgatttttggaatcaacttttctctttttgttgggtttaaagcacgccatgattttcgttcgctgagaaaaaaataccgttcacatatctatctgccggcattgttgccattgacacacacaacctgcgtgacccacagagctcgcggccaacattgagtaagtgagtgagttgtcatagtgatgttgttatattacagctcctgattggacctctggattggacacggaagatagaaaccacatcgagtaggacaaaaatatatagcgcgaaatcacgcaccaatgaaacctcgcttgattatgattaaattagaattttgatttaggcttcggtccaaatttgattgcgtctgggtccggatccggaccgcggtccgcctattgagtacccctgtggTAAATCATTAATGTACATGCTAAACAGGATCGGCCCCAATACTGACCCCTGGGGTACACCAATATTATTACTGAGGAATGGAGAAAAGCTACTTCCAAAGTGTACACTTTGAGTCCTATCAGCCAAATATGACTTCATCCATTTTGTGGCTTCTGCTGAGAAATTAAAATACAATAATTTTGCTAATAGTGTCTGGTGATTCACGGTGTCAAAAGCCTTCTGAAGATCCAAGAAAACTGCACCAACTACCCCACCTCCATCCAATTTGGAATTAACACTAACTAGGAAGTAGCAGTTAGCTGTCTCCGTAGAGTGATTAGCGCGGAATCCAAACTGCATTGGGTGCAGACAGAGGGGTGTTCCCTAAGTTTAAGTGTGCTGTCAGCTGTTCTGCTACCCATTTTTCACACACCTTGGAAATCACTGATAGAATACTGATGGGCCTGTAGTTTGACACAATTGCTTTATCACTAGACTTAAAAATAGGGGACACCATTGCTTTTTTCCAGGAGCTTGAAAAAAGACTATTCCTAATGGAAAGGTTAATCAAGTGAGCAATGGGGCAAGCAAGGGGCTCCTTATGTGACTTCAAAAATGTGGTGTCCAAACCATATGCATCCTTGGCTTTTGAGTGTCTTAGGGAAGCTAGCATTTTGCTCACTGCTGATTCAGTTATTTCCCTCATTTTAAAAATGGGGATACTATCATCTATGAGGACAGTGGGTGTAGTTACCGGTGGGATGCATTAATAGCATCAAAGCTGGATCTGTTCTATAAAACAGGCCATTCATATGCCTGTGAAAGGAGTCTAAATTAACTTATGTAATATTAACATGAAATAAAATTCTGCAGCTACAATAGTCATTGCAAAGAAAATTGTCTCTAACAATTTTTTTCTCGTCACTGAATTTCTTTAGGCACTCAGACTGATGAACTTGATCTACAAGGTAGAGGAAATACACTAAAACTAGAATTTTCCTATGTGTTAGGGCATAATATTATACATCTTTGCCCCCTTTTTTGCTTTTATAGCCTACTGACCAAATTTGTATTCCTTTtcatgtttctctgttgttaTATCCACCACTGGTGGTAATTAAACCAATGTGCAGACTGTGAGGTAAGAAACATGATGATGAATAAAGGACTATTTTTaagacaatgcaaaaaaaaaaactccagaaAACAAGTTTTCTTATTGTGTAAAACATTCAGACACTATGATATTACTGAAATGTGTTCTGACCAGCGCTCATTTTATGTAATGTTATTACTAGTACTGCCTCACTGAAGATGGTTCTGAGTCAGAGGCTTCTCTCAGAGAGACTGAATATCCGCTTAATTACATGGACTCCAGGATTGCCACATTGGAGTCCTCAGACAGAAGACACTCTACCAGACCCGACTCAGCCAGACCCAAGAGCCCATGGGGTGTACACGATCCATATATATCCATGGAGGTTAGAAGCTGAAGTCCTCAAGTCCTGGCTTTCCAACAACATGTGCAGTAGCATCTTGAAGTGTTTTGAATCCCACCTACACGAGGCATAACTCTTTTCCTCTTTAACACAGGAGCTAGGGAAGTCCTTTGTGGGCTTTGCCTCGCTGCCTCACCAAATTCACAGGAAGAACGTGAAAAAAGGCTTCGATTTCACACTGATGGTAGTAGGTAAGGAAAAAAGCACATGTGTTATGGATGAAACAAGGCAGTGGCCCCATTCAGTGTTCCCCCttcactgtgtactgtgtggtGAAGATTAACATGGTGgacatgcactcactctctTGCGCTCGTTTGGTTCCTCAGGGGAATCTGGCCTAGGGAAGTCCACCCTGATCAACAGCCTGTTTCTCACAGGGCTGTACAGTGACAGGATTTTGCCCAACACCTCAGGTAGATCAGTTGGACTGCATGTTTTATCCATTGGAGGGCATATTAGATGCCATGTCTGCTTGTaatatgtacagtggggaaaatagtaTTTGATCCCCTgctgatttcgcaagtttgcccacttgcaaagaaatgtgcgatctataattgtaatggtaggtgtattttaacagtgggagacagaatatcaacagatACTTATTTGCCgccatcaaatgcaaatcaattcataactgttataaaatgcagttttctggatgtttttgttgatattctgtctctcactgtttaAATAGACCTACCactacaattatagatcacacatttccttgcaagtgggcaaacttgcaaaatcagcagggggtcaaatacttatttccccCACTGTAACACTTAGTAGGTGGTCAGGTAGGCTTGCTTGGATACATATGATATCTCTGCATGAAAGCACTTGAACATGTAGTCTATCCCTTTGTACAGAGATGATGAAGAGAACAGTTGGTATAACTAGGAAGACAGTAGACATTGAGGAGAAGGGAGTCAGGCTGAAGCTCACCATTGTGGATACACCAGGCTTTGGGGATGCTTTGGACTGCACAGACAGGTGTTAAAGCTGCTGGAAGCAAAGAATAGGCAGTTCTTGCAAACTTCTGTCATGAACATGCCTGGTGTCAGAAGAGTGccctagacaaaaaaaaacaaattgccTTACCAACAAGCTTGAAAATACAGGGCTAACATCTCTAAATCAGGTTTATTTTAAGGTCTACTTTGACATGAGACGTTATGTCCTTGAAGCTTAAGCCTGTCCTTCCTTTGTAGCTCTTATCCTATAGTGGACTACCTCCATCAGCAGATGGAACAATATCGTATGGATGAGGTGGGCATGCCTCGCACCCAGATCAAAGACAGCCGGGTACACTGTTGCCTCTACTTCATCTCCCCCTATGGTCACGGGTAGGAAAATGTCTATATCTTGTGTTGAGAACAGAATTAGGTTGTCAAGTAATTACAGAGGAAACACCAACTGCATTTCCAAGCACAGGTTTTGCTATGTTCGAGAGGGTTTATGTTATAGTTAAGCTTGATAGACAGTTCCTAATGTTTTTCCTAGTCTCAAACCCCTAGATGTAGCTTTTATGAAGGAGCTGCAGGCGAAGGTCAACATCGTTCCTGTTATTGGTAAAGCCGACTGCCTCACCAAGGCCGAGTTGCTACGTAAGAAAGAAAGggtaaatgaaaatgtttgggGAAATTGTGTGCTGATTCCATATATGTATTCAATTGGTACAAAGTGGAACTTCCAACATTAATCTTAGACTACAATGATCAACTGAATAAATGCCCTCACTGTGTATCAATCTGGTTAGGTATGCGTTAAATGACATGATGCATTATTACAGATACGGAAGGAGATAGAGTTCCATAAAATAAAGATCTTCCAGTTTTCAGACTGTGACTCTGATGATGACATAGAGTGGACAAGGCAGGACCATGAGATGAAGGTCAGAAGTACTGCGTGTACCATTATAAGCCAAGTGCAGTAGTCTTGAATGCAGTTAACCCAACTACAGCACACGTTTGATTTCACAGAGTCAACATATATTTGAGTATGTGCTAACTTAGGAGGTTTTGCTATTGTGTGTACAGAATAGCATCCCTTTTGCTGTGGTTGGGAGTAATATGCAGCTGAGAGTGGATGGGAGGACTGTGAGAGTCCGGGCATACCCGTGGGGAGTGGTGGAAGGTATCCATCCTGTTTATCTTCACACCTCTTTAGACTCTTCAAGAGGGTTATGATGGATTATGTATTAATGATTTATTATATAGGTACAATATATTATgcaatattaatatatatatgcaatTACTTATGAATGCATAGATTTTTGACAGTTTACTTGTAGCACTTGCTGAATTATCacatttttttagttttccttCTCCAGTGAATGTGCCTGTACTTGGGGTACTCAGTGTTTCAGCATTATATTTTATTAGTTTATTCAGCAGCCACATCAATGTCTTATATTGGTTCTATATgaacatttaataaataattttcCTCTGTTTTTTGCAAGTCGAGAACCCTGACCACAGTGACCTGGTTCACTTGAGAACTATGCTGGTACGCACTCATATGCAGGACCTGAGAGAGAAGACCCATGACAACCTGTATGAGCAATTCCGCATCCGTCGCATGAATATGCGGAGTCCTAGCGCGGCATTCTAGGAAGCAAGCGCACAGAagctcacacatatacacaatacTTTCTATcgagatgtgtgtgtaacttgtgGTCTCACATTTTTTTTGGTTCGTTTAAAAGTACAACAACTTGGATAGATTACATCAATGCAATAAACTACAGTGAACAATTCACTAGTATTCTGCCTTAGGTTTCATTTTTCATATTGTGGAAGGTATTTGTAGTTAAGAGGTGTTTTCTGGTAACTATAGACGTGCATGACCTCAGAAAAtcaaatgtgtgtattgtgattaaatattaaatatgtgGATGTCATCTCATATCTACATCTGAAGATAATTATTTTATATCTAAATCTGGAGACCATGTTACTTCTGAAACGATAGCCTTACACCACCTTGTGGACAGATGTGATCATTACACCATCTTGTGCTCAAAAGCATGCCTTTTAAATACATTCTCCATAGTGTTACCTAAAATAGCCTCGATCCTTAAAGTTCATTCTAGAATGAGAAATAACTTAATAACTT contains the following coding sequences:
- the LOC116219894 gene encoding septin-4-like, which gives rise to MDSRIATLESSDRRHSTRPDSARPKSPWGVHDPYISMEELGKSFVGFASLPHQIHRKNVKKGFDFTLMVVGESGLGKSTLINSLFLTGLYSDRILPNTSEMMKRTVGITRKTVDIEEKGVRLKLTIVDTPGFGDALDCTDSSYPIVDYLHQQMEQYRMDEVGMPRTQIKDSRVHCCLYFISPYGHGLKPLDVAFMKELQAKVNIVPVIGKADCLTKAELLRKKERIRKEIEFHKIKIFQFSDCDSDDDIEWTRQDHEMKNSIPFAVVGSNMQLRVDGRTVRVRAYPWGVVEVENPDHSDLVHLRTMLVRTHMQDLREKTHDNLYEQFRIRRMNMRSPSAAF